A region of the Flavipsychrobacter sp. genome:
AACTGTGAGTACGATATTTCTAACTCTTGATAGCAACTATATTAAAATAGGGGTGTAAAAATACACTAAAATCCTTAAGGAAACAGCATATACATATGCAAATCTACCATTTGATCTTGCCCAAGCGCGTAAAAAAGTCTTTTTCTTTTGTTCCGCACACACGCAACATATCTGCCAGCTCATCGTAAGACACTAGGTCCGATGTCCTATTTTTCATTTGTCGTGCCGAATGATAGGCAAAATTCCGCCAATCATCACCGATCACTGTCAATTCTTCAGATAGTTCTTTTAAGTCGTCTCTTTGCAGCATTTCCCCTGCCTCTTGCAGAAATGCCGCATACAAGAATCTAAAACCTGCACCTCCTGTACCTATTTCCTCCTGCATACGTATTACATTTCCTAAGTATAATGCTGACTTTCTAGGAGTTAGTTTCTTAGGGTATTTTTGTATTTGATTAGCTAAATGAAATATACCCTTATTACCAAACCAAGGCAATGGAGGAGATAACATAAAGAAACAGGTTTGCTTAATACCTGCTTTAATTGCTTTAGGAAAATCCATCTCTTTAGGAGCAGACTTTACGTAATACATCAAGCCCTTAGGCTCGGGGAAACCTTTCGCAAAACGAGCTTTTGCCAAGTCTTCTGCCTTTATTCTTGATACGTCTTCTAGTATCGGATCACTCACTAAATATTCATCTCCCTCTTTACCATATACTACGAGATTATGCGCATTAAAATGAAAACGAAAGGCCTCGGGTAAATACGGCAAATAATAGACACTACTACCCATACCTACAGGCTTACCTTGCGCTAAAACATCATCTAAAGCTTGCATAGCAGCTTCCGGTGTGCGAAAACGCTGTTTCTCCATCTCTATATTCAAGCGTTTTGTTATCTGCTTAAATATTGTGCCCGGGAATGTTCTAAATGTAGAACCCGGAGTACCACTCACTTTTACAAAGGACAGATGCGCAAAGAAAATACCTGAACCTATACCAAATACCATAGGTTCACTTACATCTATACCTTCAAACTTCAACAAATTTGATGTTACGCCACTCTCACAATGAGCGTGCTGGTAATGCTTAAAATCAATTATACTCATTGTTAACCCTATTGACCAAAATTCTTTAATTCATCCACACTTATCTCAAACACTTCTGCATATTTTGCTATTAACCCTTCTTTCATTTTCCCGAATACCGACGGTTTGAAATGTCGTTTCACTTGCCACTGCCATTTGCCAACATATCTTGCCAGTAACGGTACATCCATCAAACATTTTTCCATATAGTATGCTATAGGACTCAACACACCGTTTTCTACCTTTTTCTTTGTCTCAGCTAGCGAATCATCTACAGCGTCCCAAGCCTGCTTTGTGGCAAAGTTTTCTGCTTCCCACCCTGCAGAATTGACACCAGTATACTTACCCTTATCATCTACAGCATACATTAACTTTTTCACCTTATCACCTTCTTTAAAATCTCGAGGCTCTTGTGGCACTTCGTTTGTCTTCATCTTATCAGATTTCGGTAGTGAAAATAATAAAACTAAGTGTTCTTACTGTCGACTTATTTTTCCTGTTCTAATTCTATTAATATAGGAAAATGATCACTATATCCCTTTATCCAATGTGTTCCCTTAAACGATCTATATGGATACCCCTTTGCATTCTTATAAGTATCCTTTAGAAATTCCTTATCGTAAATGATCGCCTTACTATACTTCCAGCCATTATTATCTAGCAAACCGTCAGATATAATTATCTGGTCAAAATGATCCCATTGACGCATATAAACAGAAGTTCCTTTGCCCGACTGGTGTTTCTCTGCCCAAGGATTATACAAAAAGCCCAGCCTTTTGATATATCTGTTACTAAAGGCACCTAGTGTCTTTTCTATGCTTTTGTCATTAGGGTTATCATTCATGTCTCCCATTATGATGATGTTGGCATGAATATTCTTTCCCCAAATTTTTTCTACGTTTTCTTTATTAATTGTAGCTGCCGCAATTCTTTTCGGTTCTGATTCTTTTTGCCCTTCTTTTCTTGAAGGCCAATGGTTAACCATAATAAATACCGTATCCCCTTCCAATATACCTCTAACAAAAAGCATATCCCTACTTGCTGCAAGCCTACCCTCATCCCTATAAGTTATAGGAACAGCAGTAGCCTTTAGTACTCTAAACTGTTTAGGATCATATAACATAGCTACATCAATACCCCTTGGGTCTGGACTATCATACCATAAGTATTGATAGCCTCTATCTTTAATTGATGGCTGGTTGGTCAAATCTCTTAGAACAGTTTTATTCTCTACTTCTGCCAATCCTATTATTGCCGGTCCATTAGGATATTTCTTACTAGTCATACTCTCTAATACCCTTGCAATATTTCTCAACTTGGCTCTGTATATTTTTTCGCTATACCTGTAAGCCCCATAAGGCGTAAAATCATCGTCAAGCTTTACAGGATCATCCTTAGTATCAAAGAGGTTTTCTACATTGTAAAAGGCAACAGCTACTTGCTTTGGCTTTTTAACCTCTTTCTTTTGAGCCTTACAACTCCCACCAACGAACAGTGTTAGTGACAATAATATCAAACTATACCTCATACTTTTCCTACTCATAAAAACTATATTGCTAATACCCTTATCATCTCCAACATGTCTTCTCTTATAGCTGTATTTTCTTTAACCACTTTAGCCAATGGTGTATATACTACCTCACCATTTATAACACCTGCCATCACTTGTGTTTTACCTGCTATTAGTGCGTTTACCGATGCATACCCCAATCTACTAGCCAATACCCTGTCAGCAAATGTAGGAGCCCCACCGCGCTGTATATGCCCTAGCACACATGTTCTTGCATCTTTTTTAGGAAAACGTTTTTTAACTTCTGCATATACTTCTTCCGCCCCTCCAAAGTCATCTCCTTCTGCTACAACTAGTATATGCACGGTCTTTTTACGCAGTTCATCTTCACCTATTCTATTCAGCACATTATCAATATTCGTTATTGTTTCAGGTATAAGTATATCCTCTGCCCCACAGGCTATACCACTGTTGAGTGCTATATATCCTGCATCTCTTCCCATCACTTCTATGATAAACAACCTATCGTGAGCTTCGGCGGTGTCTTTAATTTTATCAATAGCCTCTACTGCTGTATTTACTGCGGTGTCATACCCTATAGTATAATCAGTACCTGCTAGATCCTTATCTATTGTACCAGGAATACCCACCGCAGGTATTGTATATTTTTCAAAGAATTTTACCGCGCCTGTAAATGTTCCATCACCTCCTATTAGCACCAAGGCTTCTATGCCATTCTTCTGTAATTGCTCATAGGCCTTCTGCATTCCTTCTTCTGTTCTAAACTCTTCACTTCGGGCAGTTTTCAATATCGTACCACCTCTTTGTATAATATTAGAAACATTAGTTGCCTCCATTTTATAGATATCTCCCTCTATCATTCCTTGATAGCCTCTGCGTATGCCGTATACATCAATATTGTTGTATATGGCCGTACGTACTACAGCCCTTACCGCAGCATTCATGCCCGGGCTATCGCCACCTGAAGTCATGACACCAATTTTCTTAATACTTGTTTTCATTATTGAGCTCTTATATCTCCTACAAAGATGCCAACATTATTTTAGATACAAAAGCGGCTTTAGCAATTGCTAAAGCCGCTTTTTCAGCATAATTTCTATTTACTTTTCCTTGTCTAGCTCATCCATCAGACTATCAAAATCTCCTGATGAAACAACAGTACCATCATCGTTAACAGCCGCAGCTATATCCAGCTCCTTGCTGCTAGCTTTCGGTACTCTATAGGCTTCTTTAAAACCATTAAGAGACATCTTTATATTTCTATCTACAGCTTGAGTTTTATAGAACTCTCTTATCAACTCTAAAACATCGAAGTCAATATACTCTGTATTACTAGCATCCAATACAACGTTAGTATTAGCTGGCAGCTTCTCTAATGTTTGTTTCAATCTCGCTTTATTCAGAA
Encoded here:
- a CDS encoding BtrH N-terminal domain-containing protein, producing MSIIDFKHYQHAHCESGVTSNLLKFEGIDVSEPMVFGIGSGIFFAHLSFVKVSGTPGSTFRTFPGTIFKQITKRLNIEMEKQRFRTPEAAMQALDDVLAQGKPVGMGSSVYYLPYLPEAFRFHFNAHNLVVYGKEGDEYLVSDPILEDVSRIKAEDLAKARFAKGFPEPKGLMYYVKSAPKEMDFPKAIKAGIKQTCFFMLSPPLPWFGNKGIFHLANQIQKYPKKLTPRKSALYLGNVIRMQEEIGTGGAGFRFLYAAFLQEAGEMLQRDDLKELSEELTVIGDDWRNFAYHSARQMKNRTSDLVSYDELADMLRVCGTKEKDFFTRLGKIKW
- the pfkA gene encoding 6-phosphofructokinase, with the protein product MKTSIKKIGVMTSGGDSPGMNAAVRAVVRTAIYNNIDVYGIRRGYQGMIEGDIYKMEATNVSNIIQRGGTILKTARSEEFRTEEGMQKAYEQLQKNGIEALVLIGGDGTFTGAVKFFEKYTIPAVGIPGTIDKDLAGTDYTIGYDTAVNTAVEAIDKIKDTAEAHDRLFIIEVMGRDAGYIALNSGIACGAEDILIPETITNIDNVLNRIGEDELRKKTVHILVVAEGDDFGGAEEVYAEVKKRFPKKDARTCVLGHIQRGGAPTFADRVLASRLGYASVNALIAGKTQVMAGVINGEVVYTPLAKVVKENTAIREDMLEMIRVLAI